From Micromonospora auratinigra:
GGAACTCCCCGGCGGCGCCGGGATCGCGGTGCGCAACTCCCGGCACCCGGACGGGCCGGCGCTGATCTACACGGTGGACGAGATCGCCGCCTTCGTGCTCGGCGCGCGCGACGGGGACTTCGACCATCTCATCGCGCGGCCGCCGTCCCGCTGACGGGACCGACTCGGCCGTCCGGAGGAGTTCTCCTCACTGACGGTCCATGGCATGCTTACACGTCGGCCGGGCTGGGGCGTCCGGCCACGACAGTCGGCAGGCGAGGGGCGAGCGGTGACCATGGTGCCCACCGAGGGCGGTCCGACCAGCGGGCCGACGGTGCTGCGCATGCTGCTCGGGGCGCAGCTGCGTCGGCTGCGGGAGGAAGCCGGGGTCACCCGGGAGGCCGCCGGCTGGGAGATCCGGTCCTCCGAGTCGAAGATCAGCCGGATGGAGCTGGGTCGGGTCGGCTTCAAGGAGCGCGACGTCACCGACCTGCTCACCCTCTACGGCGTCACCGCCGCCGACGACCGCGAGGCACTGCTCAAACTCGCCCGCGACGCGAACAGCCCCGGCTGGTGGCACCGGTACGGCGACGTGCTGCCCGGCTGGTTCCAGTCCTACCTCGGCCTGGAGGCCGCCGCCGCGCTGATCCGCACGTACGAGGTGCAGTTCGTGCCGGGTCTGCTGCAGACCGCCGACTACGCCCGCGCGGTGATCCTGCTCGGCCACCGCAACGCCCCCACCGCCGAGGTCGACCGGCGGGTGAAGCTGCGCATGGAGCGGCAGCAGGTGCTGCGCCGCAGCACCCCACCGCAGCTCTGGGCGGTGCTCGACGAGGCCGCGCTGCGCCGGCCGATCGGCGGGCCGGCGGTGATGCGGCAGCAGCTCGACGCACTGATCGAGGCCACCACCGCGGCGCACGTGCGGCTCCAGATCGTCCCGTTCGACGCCGGTGGGCACGCCGCCGCCAGCGGGGCCTTCAGCATCCTGCGCTTCGGCGACCAGGACCTGCCGGACATCGTCTACATCGAGCAGCTCACCAGCGCCATCTACCTCGACAAGCGCGACGACCTCGACTACTACGCGCTGGCCATGGAACGGCTCTGCGTGGAGGCCGCCCCGCCGGAGCGGACCCCGGAGCTGCTCGCCCGGATCCGCGACGAGCTCTATCCCGGCTGACCGGCGGGCGTCGCCCCGGCCGGGTCGGGCATTACCATGTCCGCGTACCGGCGACAGTGGACGGACGCCACCGGCGGAGGTGGCGCAGAGGCTGGAGGCAGCTGTGACCACCGAAGTGCCCGTGAGCGACCCCGGCCACCCCAGCGACCGGATCGACACCTCGGTGGCCCACCCCGCCCGCCGCTACAACTACTGGCTCGGCGGCAAGGACAACTTCCAGGCCGACCGGGAGTCCGGCGACCAGATGGCCGCGCTCTTCCCGAGCATCCGGATCAGCGCGGTGGAGAACCGGCGGTTCCTCCAGCGTGCCGTCGGCCACCTGGCCCGGGAGGCCGGCATCCGGCAGTTCCTCGACATCGGCACCGGCATCCCCACCGCCGACAACACCCACGAGGTGGCCCAGTCGATCGCCCCCGAGGCCCGGGTGGTCTACGTCGACAACGACCCGATCGTGCTCGCCCACGCCCGGGCCCTGCTGACCAGCTCCGCCGAGGGCGCCACCGCGTACATCGACGCCGACCTGCGGGACCCGGAGAAGATCCTCGGCCACCCCGACCTGCGACGCACCCTCGACCTCTCCCGGCCGGTCGCGCTGATGCTGGTGGCGGTGCTGCACTTCGTGCCGGACGGCGACGACCCGTACGCGGCGGTCACCCGGCTGCTCGACGCGCTGCCCGCCGGCAGCTTCCTCGCCGCCTCGCACGCCACCCACGACTACCTGCCGCCGCAGTTGGCGGCGGAGGCCAGGATCGCGGCCCGCGGCGGCGGCCCGCACGGCGTGATCAACCTACGCGGTCGCGACGAGTTCAGCCGCTTCTTCACCGGGCTCGACCTGATCGAGCCCGGCATCTGCTCGGTCTCCGAGTGGCGCGCCGACGAGGTGGCCGGGCCGCGGCCCACCGTCGCCGAGGTGAGCATGTACGGCGGGGTCGCCCGCAAGCCCTGACCCACCCGGCGGGGTGGCCGGCGCCACCCCGCGTCAGGTCCGGATCGCCCGGAACGGGCCGGTCGGGACGGAATCGGGCACCGGGTTGGTGCGCCCGGCCCACCGCCAGGCAGACTGGTCCACCATGTCGCCGTTCACGCCCACCCTGCGGCTGCACGATCGGTACGTCCTGCGCGAGCGCATCGGGCTCGGCGGGATGTCCGAGGTGTGGCGCGCCGACGACGAGGTGCTGCACCGCCCGGTGGCGGTCAAGGCCCTCGCCACGAAGCTCGCCGCCGACCCGCAGCTGCGCGCCACCATCCAGCGCGAGGCCCGCGCCGCGGCCCGGCTCACCCACCCGCACGTCACCCAGGTGTACGACTACGGCGAGGCGACCCTGCCGGACGGCTCGCTGGTGCCGTACCTGGTGATGGAGCTGGTCGAGGGACGCACGCTCGGCGACCGGCTGACCGCCGGCCCGCTGCCCTGGCCCGAGGCGGTCCGGCTGGCCGGGCAGGTGGCCGCCGCGCTGGCCGCCGCGCACAAGCTCGGCGTGGTGCACCGCGACATCAAGCCGGGCAACGTGATGCTCACCGACACCGGCGCGAAGGTGCTCGACTTCGGCATCGCCTCGCTGGTCGGCCCCCGGCACCCGTTGGCCGGGCAGACCGGTGAGCTGCTGATGGGGACCCCCGCCTACTTCGCGCCGGAGCGGATGACGCCCGGCCCGGCCGACCCGGCCAGCGACGTGTACGCCCTCGGCGCGCTGCTCTACCGCACCCTCACCGGACGGGCCCCGCTGCCCGTGCAGACCTGGGAGGACGTGCTCGACGTGCAGGCCCGCCGCCCCCCGGTGCCGCCGCTGCGCATCCCCGGCCTGCCCGCCGACGTCGCCGACCTCACCCTCGCCTGCCTGGCCGTGGATCCGGCCCGGAGGCCCAGCGCCGCCCAGCTCGCCGCCCGGTTCGGTGCCGGCCTGCCGGCCGACCCGCCGACCGCCATCCTGCCCACCATCGGCCGGCCCGAGCAGACGCTGATCGACCGGGCTCCCGCGCCGGTGCGCCCGACCCCGCCACCGGCCCCACCGCGCCCCGACCGGTCGAACCGGCTGCTGGGGGTGCTCGTCGCGGCCGGTCTGGTGCTGCTGCTCGGCCTCGTCGGCACGCTGCTGTTCGACCGCGGCTCCGAACCGGGCACCGGCGCTCAGCCGGCCGGCTCCGCGCCCGCCGCGGAGCCGGTCACCGAGTCGACCGCCGCGCCCGAGCCGGCCACCACCGCACCCCCCACCACCCGGCCCGCGCCGACCACCCTGCGGGAGATCACCGCCCGCTTCGCCGCCGTGCTGAACCAGGCCGTCTCCGACCGCCGGATCGACCGCAAGACCGCCAACGAGCTGCGCGAGAAGGCCGCCGAGCTGGAACGGGGCAAGCCCAAGGACCGGGCCAAGCGCCTCGACGACCTCCAGGAGAAGATCGGCGAGGCCGCCGACGACGGCAAGCTCGACCAGGCCACGGCCGACCAGCTCCAGCAGCTGCTCGACGCGTACGGGCAGCTGCGCGGGGGACGCGGCCAGGGGTGAACCGTCAGCCCACCACCACGTCGTCCCCGGTGCGGATCAGGCCGGGCCGCACCACCTGCGCGTACGCGCCCAGGCACGGCTGCGGCGGCAGGCCGGGCAACGGCACCACCCGGTTCAGGCGGGCCGGGGCACGTAACGCGTCCGGGTCGCGCGGCAGCTCACCGTGCGCCAGGGTCGGCACCGCGCAGCGCGGAGTGGGCGCCAGCACCCGCAGCACCAGCTCGGGGCCGATCCGCAGCTCCCGGCCGACCCAGTCGTTCTCCGCGAAGCCGTCGCCGGCCCAGTCGAGCAGCAGGTTCGGCCGGTAGCGGGTCGGGTCGACCGCGCCGGCCGGGGTGGCCGCGCCGACCCGCCGCAGCGTCGCCGTGGTCACCAGGTGCACCGGCGCGAAGTCGACGAAGCTGCCGGGCGGCGTGGCGGCCCCGAGCCGCCCCTCGTCGACCGGCACCGGCACCCCCACCCCGGCCGCGAGCACGGCCTCGGGCCAGGACCGCTCCAGCACCGCGTCCGGCGGCACCGCGCCGGTCAGCGTCACCGTCTCGCCGAGCAGCGCGGACAGGAGCGCGTCGACCCGTTCGTCGTCGGCGGCCACCGTCCGGCCGTCCGGCAGCGTGAGGGTGACCGGGTCGTCGCCGGTGGCCCGCAGCGTGAGCAGGGACCGCCACCGGTACGGGTTCTTCGCGCTGGCCACCCGGCCGCTGCCCGGGTGCAGCAGGGCCAGCCGGCGGTCGCCGGCGAGCCCCGCCTCGGCCACCCGCACCTCGGTCAGCTCCTCGCCCAGCAGCGACTTCACCGGGTAACGCCGAATCCCGGCGAGGCGCCCGACCGACTGCCCCGGCCCCCGGTCACCGACCGGGTCCCGCTCCGTGCCGGTCATCCGGCCACCACCGACTCGACCAGCGCGGCCACCTCGGACAGCCGCCCGGCGTCCAGCGGCCCCAGGGTGGCGCGCAACCGGACCGCCGCCGCCACCGACCCCAGCGACCCGGCCTGCGCGGCGTACGCCACCAGCAGGGCGTGTGCCGCCGCGGCCAGCGGCCGGGACGGGTCGACCGCCTGTTCGGCGAGGATCACGGCGGTCATCGCCCGGTCCAGCTCCGGCGCGCCCTCGGTGGCGTTCGTCCAGTCGATGACGACCGGGCCGGC
This genomic window contains:
- a CDS encoding MOSC domain-containing protein → MTGTERDPVGDRGPGQSVGRLAGIRRYPVKSLLGEELTEVRVAEAGLAGDRRLALLHPGSGRVASAKNPYRWRSLLTLRATGDDPVTLTLPDGRTVAADDERVDALLSALLGETVTLTGAVPPDAVLERSWPEAVLAAGVGVPVPVDEGRLGAATPPGSFVDFAPVHLVTTATLRRVGAATPAGAVDPTRYRPNLLLDWAGDGFAENDWVGRELRIGPELVLRVLAPTPRCAVPTLAHGELPRDPDALRAPARLNRVVPLPGLPPQPCLGAYAQVVRPGLIRTGDDVVVG
- a CDS encoding serine/threonine-protein kinase translates to MSPFTPTLRLHDRYVLRERIGLGGMSEVWRADDEVLHRPVAVKALATKLAADPQLRATIQREARAAARLTHPHVTQVYDYGEATLPDGSLVPYLVMELVEGRTLGDRLTAGPLPWPEAVRLAGQVAAALAAAHKLGVVHRDIKPGNVMLTDTGAKVLDFGIASLVGPRHPLAGQTGELLMGTPAYFAPERMTPGPADPASDVYALGALLYRTLTGRAPLPVQTWEDVLDVQARRPPVPPLRIPGLPADVADLTLACLAVDPARRPSAAQLAARFGAGLPADPPTAILPTIGRPEQTLIDRAPAPVRPTPPPAPPRPDRSNRLLGVLVAAGLVLLLGLVGTLLFDRGSEPGTGAQPAGSAPAAEPVTESTAAPEPATTAPPTTRPAPTTLREITARFAAVLNQAVSDRRIDRKTANELREKAAELERGKPKDRAKRLDDLQEKIGEAADDGKLDQATADQLQQLLDAYGQLRGGRGQG
- a CDS encoding SAM-dependent methyltransferase; the encoded protein is MTTEVPVSDPGHPSDRIDTSVAHPARRYNYWLGGKDNFQADRESGDQMAALFPSIRISAVENRRFLQRAVGHLAREAGIRQFLDIGTGIPTADNTHEVAQSIAPEARVVYVDNDPIVLAHARALLTSSAEGATAYIDADLRDPEKILGHPDLRRTLDLSRPVALMLVAVLHFVPDGDDPYAAVTRLLDALPAGSFLAASHATHDYLPPQLAAEARIAARGGGPHGVINLRGRDEFSRFFTGLDLIEPGICSVSEWRADEVAGPRPTVAEVSMYGGVARKP
- a CDS encoding helix-turn-helix domain-containing protein — its product is MVPTEGGPTSGPTVLRMLLGAQLRRLREEAGVTREAAGWEIRSSESKISRMELGRVGFKERDVTDLLTLYGVTAADDREALLKLARDANSPGWWHRYGDVLPGWFQSYLGLEAAAALIRTYEVQFVPGLLQTADYARAVILLGHRNAPTAEVDRRVKLRMERQQVLRRSTPPQLWAVLDEAALRRPIGGPAVMRQQLDALIEATTAAHVRLQIVPFDAGGHAAASGAFSILRFGDQDLPDIVYIEQLTSAIYLDKRDDLDYYALAMERLCVEAAPPERTPELLARIRDELYPG
- a CDS encoding DUF397 domain-containing protein, with product MQQPQNGVPTSHLPPLRWQKSRRSNPSGNCVELAELPGGAGIAVRNSRHPDGPALIYTVDEIAAFVLGARDGDFDHLIARPPSR